In a single window of the Streptomyces sp. NBC_00285 genome:
- the kdpB gene encoding potassium-transporting ATPase subunit KdpB, with protein sequence MTSDLHEGSMSTSTLAPHQDAPTGHKAPEGRVGAGLFDPKQLLKSLPDAFRKLDPRVMVKSPVMFVVWIGSVLTTVFSFKDPGDWFGWTISVWLWLTVVFANLAEAVAEGRGKAQADTLRKAKTDTVARLLDGTEVPGTGLKIGDLVVCEAGDIIPGDGDVVEGVASVDESAITGESAPVIRESGGDRSAVTGGTKVLSDRIVIKITTKPGETFIDRMINLVEGASRQKTPNEIALNILLASLTIVFLLAVATLPPFADYAGTHLTMVVLVALLVCLIPTTIGALLSAIGIAGMDRLVQRNVLAMSGRAVEAAGDVSTLLLDKTGTITLGNRQAAEFVPVSGVTEAELADAAQLSSLADETPEGRSIVVLAKEKYGLRERHQGELAGAEWIEFTAQTRMSGVDVDGRKVRKGAAGSVVRWVEERGGTVSADAEAATDRISEAGGTPLLVAVEDTAGARVLGVIHLKDVVKEGMRERFDELRRMGIRTIMITGDNPLTAKAIAEEAGVDDFLAEATPEDKMALIKREQAGGKLVAMTGDGTNDAPALAQADVGVAMNTGTSAAKEAGNMVDLDSNPTKLIEIVEIGKQLLITRGALTTFSIANDVAKYFAIIPALFAAVYPGLDKLNIMGLSSPDSAILSAVIFNALIIIALVPLSLKGVQYRPVSADRMLRRNLTVYGIGGLIAPFVGIKIIDLLISLIPGIG encoded by the coding sequence ATGACCTCCGACCTACACGAGGGCTCGATGTCCACTTCCACCCTTGCGCCCCACCAGGACGCGCCGACGGGGCACAAGGCCCCCGAGGGCCGTGTCGGCGCGGGCCTCTTCGACCCCAAGCAGCTCCTCAAGTCGCTGCCGGACGCCTTCCGCAAGCTCGATCCGCGGGTGATGGTCAAGTCGCCCGTGATGTTCGTGGTGTGGATCGGGTCCGTGCTGACCACGGTGTTCTCCTTCAAGGACCCGGGCGACTGGTTCGGCTGGACCATCAGCGTCTGGCTGTGGCTGACCGTCGTCTTCGCCAACCTGGCGGAGGCGGTCGCCGAGGGGCGCGGGAAGGCGCAGGCCGACACGCTCCGCAAGGCCAAGACGGACACGGTGGCACGTCTGCTGGACGGCACCGAAGTCCCCGGAACCGGGCTGAAGATCGGTGACCTGGTCGTCTGCGAGGCCGGCGACATCATCCCCGGCGACGGTGACGTCGTCGAGGGCGTCGCCTCCGTCGACGAGTCGGCGATCACCGGGGAGTCGGCGCCGGTCATCCGGGAGTCGGGCGGCGACCGAAGCGCTGTCACCGGCGGTACGAAGGTCCTCTCCGACCGGATCGTCATCAAGATCACGACGAAGCCCGGCGAGACCTTCATCGACCGGATGATCAACCTGGTCGAGGGCGCGTCCCGGCAGAAGACGCCCAACGAGATCGCGCTGAACATCCTGCTGGCGTCCCTCACCATCGTCTTCCTGCTGGCGGTGGCGACCCTGCCGCCGTTCGCCGACTACGCGGGCACCCACCTGACGATGGTCGTGCTGGTCGCCCTGCTGGTCTGCCTCATCCCGACCACCATCGGCGCCCTGCTCTCCGCGATCGGCATCGCGGGCATGGACCGGCTGGTCCAGCGCAACGTACTGGCCATGTCCGGCAGGGCGGTCGAGGCCGCCGGTGACGTGTCCACCCTGCTCCTCGACAAGACCGGCACCATCACCCTCGGCAACCGCCAGGCCGCCGAGTTCGTGCCGGTGAGCGGGGTCACCGAGGCCGAACTCGCCGACGCCGCCCAGCTGTCGTCACTGGCCGACGAGACACCCGAGGGCCGCTCGATCGTCGTACTCGCCAAGGAGAAGTACGGACTGCGCGAGCGCCACCAGGGCGAGCTCGCGGGAGCCGAGTGGATCGAGTTCACCGCACAGACCCGTATGTCGGGTGTGGACGTCGACGGGCGCAAGGTCCGCAAGGGCGCGGCCGGTTCGGTCGTCAGGTGGGTCGAGGAACGCGGCGGCACGGTCTCCGCCGACGCGGAAGCGGCCACCGACCGGATCTCCGAGGCGGGCGGCACCCCGCTGCTGGTCGCGGTCGAGGACACCGCGGGCGCCCGTGTGCTGGGCGTCATCCACCTGAAGGACGTCGTCAAGGAGGGCATGCGGGAGCGGTTCGACGAGCTGCGCCGCATGGGCATCAGGACGATCATGATCACCGGTGACAACCCGCTGACCGCCAAGGCCATCGCCGAGGAGGCCGGCGTCGACGACTTCCTCGCGGAGGCCACTCCCGAGGACAAGATGGCGCTCATCAAGCGGGAGCAGGCCGGCGGCAAGCTCGTCGCGATGACCGGGGACGGCACCAACGACGCACCCGCGCTGGCCCAGGCCGACGTCGGCGTGGCCATGAACACCGGTACGTCGGCCGCCAAGGAGGCCGGCAACATGGTCGACCTCGACTCCAACCCGACCAAGCTCATCGAGATCGTCGAGATCGGCAAGCAACTCCTCATCACCCGGGGCGCGTTGACCACGTTCTCCATCGCCAACGACGTCGCGAAGTACTTCGCGATCATCCCGGCGCTGTTCGCGGCCGTCTACCCGGGCCTGGACAAGCTCAACATCATGGGCCTGTCCTCGCCGGACTCCGCGATCCTGTCGGCCGTCATCTTCAACGCGCTGATCATCATCGCGCTGGTGCCGCTGTCCCTGAAGGGCGTGCAGTACCGGCCGGTCAGCGCGGACAGGATGCTCCGCCGCAACCTCACCGTCTACGGCATCGGCGGCCTGATCGCACCCTTCGTCGGCATCAAGATCATCGACCTGCTCATCTCCCTCATCCCCGGGATCGGTTGA
- a CDS encoding glycoside hydrolase family 43 protein, protein MPAVLSRLAAIFVAACLLFAAQVVTTPQRAAAADPGYLMTHFIGEGSTGQQMYFSYSADGLNWSDLNGGGMTLRSTVGTRGVRDPALVRSPDGSRYWIIATDLCIGCGQSWPDSMSNGSRNLVVWESTDLVTWSQPWLLNVAGAIPDGRNAWAPEAIWDPATNDYVMYWATNATLNGVLKHRIYYARTSDFHTITTPQVYIDRPGTQGIIDTQIVEVPSGTGAYRYVRASGDGQITLEGSNSILGTWTTIGNLSGIGLTGSQVEGPMWMKFRDRNEWTLYLDQYAAGKGYMPVATTNPSAVGTYHLPTSGTYSMGGTKKRHGSILNLTAAEDARIQARWANVPAKRLQSFNFQDRYVRHTDFDVRIDQNVTDDDARFRPRPGLAGSGTVSFESVNFPGHYLRSDGADFQLVRNDGTTRFAEDATFRQVAGLADATWSSYQSYNHPDRYIRHYAFQLKLETITTATGRSDATFRLTS, encoded by the coding sequence ATGCCTGCAGTTCTCTCCCGGCTGGCAGCGATATTCGTCGCCGCCTGTCTGCTCTTCGCCGCCCAAGTCGTGACCACACCCCAGCGGGCTGCCGCCGCTGACCCGGGGTACCTGATGACGCACTTCATCGGGGAGGGGTCGACCGGTCAGCAGATGTACTTCTCGTACAGCGCGGACGGCCTGAACTGGTCCGACCTCAACGGCGGTGGGATGACACTGCGTTCGACCGTGGGCACGCGTGGGGTGCGTGACCCCGCCCTGGTCCGCTCTCCCGACGGGAGCAGGTACTGGATCATCGCGACCGACCTGTGCATAGGCTGCGGGCAGTCGTGGCCGGACTCCATGTCCAACGGCAGCCGCAACCTCGTGGTGTGGGAGTCGACGGACCTGGTCACGTGGTCCCAGCCGTGGCTGCTCAATGTCGCCGGCGCCATCCCCGACGGGCGCAACGCCTGGGCCCCGGAGGCGATCTGGGACCCGGCCACCAACGACTACGTCATGTACTGGGCGACCAACGCCACCCTCAACGGCGTACTGAAGCACCGCATCTACTACGCCCGCACCTCCGACTTCCACACCATCACGACCCCGCAGGTCTACATCGACCGCCCCGGCACACAGGGCATCATCGACACCCAGATCGTCGAGGTCCCCTCCGGCACCGGTGCCTACCGCTACGTACGCGCCTCCGGCGACGGCCAGATCACCCTCGAAGGCAGCAACTCGATCCTCGGCACCTGGACCACCATCGGCAACCTCTCCGGCATCGGTCTGACCGGCTCCCAGGTCGAGGGCCCGATGTGGATGAAGTTCCGCGACCGCAACGAGTGGACGCTCTACCTCGACCAGTACGCGGCCGGAAAGGGATACATGCCGGTCGCGACGACCAACCCGTCCGCCGTCGGCACCTACCACCTCCCGACGTCGGGCACCTACTCCATGGGCGGCACCAAGAAGCGCCACGGCTCGATCCTGAACCTGACGGCCGCAGAGGACGCCCGGATCCAGGCCCGCTGGGCCAACGTCCCGGCCAAGCGGCTGCAGTCCTTCAACTTCCAGGACCGCTACGTGCGGCACACCGACTTCGACGTCCGCATCGACCAGAACGTCACCGACGACGACGCCAGGTTCCGGCCGCGCCCCGGCCTGGCCGGCTCCGGCACCGTCTCCTTCGAGTCGGTCAACTTCCCCGGCCACTACCTGCGCAGCGACGGAGCCGACTTCCAGCTCGTGCGCAACGACGGCACCACCCGGTTCGCCGAGGACGCCACCTTCCGGCAGGTCGCCGGACTCGCCGACGCCACCTGGTCCTCGTACCAGTCGTACAACCACCCCGACCGCTACATCCGCCACTACGCCTTCCAGCTCAAGCTCGAGACGATCACCACCGCGACGGGACGCAGCGACGCCACCTTCCGTCTGACGAGCTGA
- a CDS encoding potassium-transporting ATPase subunit C: protein MNNSVMNTVRLLGAGLRALLVLTLVTGVIYPLVVTGVAQGLFSDKADGSEIRANGKVVGSSLIGQAYNLPLKKGQETPAPDLKWFQGRPQNGLGSNSVNTRYKLILSGATNRSADNKDLIAWVTAAKAAVVKDNSTAGHPVRPSQVPADAVTSSGSGLDPDISPAYADLQVHRVAERNGLTVAQVQNLVDEHTDGRTLGFIGEPRVNVLELDIALRALVAKS from the coding sequence ATGAACAACTCCGTCATGAACACCGTCCGGTTGCTCGGGGCGGGCCTGCGCGCCCTCCTCGTGCTGACCCTGGTGACCGGGGTGATCTACCCGCTCGTCGTCACCGGCGTCGCCCAGGGGCTGTTCAGCGACAAGGCGGACGGCTCCGAGATCAGGGCGAACGGCAAGGTCGTCGGCTCCTCACTCATCGGCCAGGCGTACAACCTGCCGCTGAAGAAGGGCCAGGAGACGCCGGCACCCGACCTGAAGTGGTTCCAGGGCCGCCCGCAGAACGGTCTCGGCTCCAACAGCGTCAACACCCGGTACAAGCTGATCCTGTCCGGCGCGACCAACCGGTCCGCCGACAACAAGGACCTCATCGCCTGGGTGACCGCCGCCAAGGCCGCCGTGGTCAAGGACAACTCGACCGCCGGCCACCCGGTCAGGCCCTCCCAGGTGCCCGCCGACGCGGTGACGTCCTCCGGTTCCGGCCTGGACCCGGACATCTCCCCGGCCTACGCGGACCTCCAGGTCCACCGGGTCGCCGAGAGGAACGGCCTGACCGTCGCCCAGGTGCAGAACCTGGTCGACGAGCACACCGACGGCCGCACCCTCGGCTTCATCGGGGAGCCCCGGGTGAACGTGCTCGAACTCGACATCGCGCTCCGGGCACTCGTGGCGAAGAGCTGA
- a CDS encoding response regulator, producing MTRVLVVEDDPQLVRALIINLRARRYGVDAAPDGATALRLAAARQPDVVMLDLGLPDMDGVEVIKGLRGWTRVPILVLSARQGSEEKVAALDAGADDYVTKPFSMDELLARLRAAVRRTEDVPLGAGTTLVETADFVIDLLAKRAVRGGRDVRLTPTEWHLLEILVTSPGRLITQKHLLQEVWGVSQSNKTNYLRVYMAQLRRKLEADPAHPRYLITEPGMGYRFEG from the coding sequence ATGACACGGGTGCTGGTGGTGGAGGACGACCCGCAGCTCGTACGGGCCCTCATCATCAATCTCCGGGCACGCCGGTACGGGGTCGACGCGGCCCCCGACGGCGCCACCGCGCTGCGGCTCGCGGCCGCCCGGCAACCCGACGTCGTGATGCTCGACCTGGGTCTGCCCGACATGGACGGTGTGGAGGTCATCAAGGGCCTGCGAGGCTGGACCAGGGTGCCGATCCTGGTGCTGTCCGCCCGCCAGGGCTCCGAGGAGAAGGTCGCCGCGCTGGACGCCGGCGCCGACGACTACGTCACCAAGCCGTTCAGCATGGACGAACTCCTCGCCCGGCTGCGGGCCGCGGTCCGCCGTACCGAGGACGTGCCGCTCGGCGCCGGGACGACGCTCGTCGAGACGGCGGACTTCGTCATCGACCTGCTCGCCAAGAGGGCCGTACGGGGCGGCCGCGACGTACGCCTCACCCCGACCGAATGGCACCTGCTGGAGATCCTGGTCACCAGCCCGGGACGCCTGATCACACAGAAACACCTGCTCCAGGAGGTCTGGGGCGTCTCCCAGAGCAACAAGACCAACTACCTGCGCGTCTACATGGCCCAACTGCGCCGCAAGCTGGAAGCGGACCCCGCCCACCCCCGCTACCTGATCACCGAGCCGGGCATGGGCTACCGCTTCGAAGGGTGA
- the kdpA gene encoding potassium-transporting ATPase subunit KdpA, giving the protein MGPVLAGALQLLALMGALALAYIPLGTYMAKVYSTDRHWRVEKWIYKGIGADPDTEMRWPAYLRGVLAFSTVGVLFLYLLQRLQGVLPGSLGFKAIDPDQAFNTAVSFVTNTNWQSYYGEQAMGHVVQTAGLAVQNFVSAAVGIAVAVALVRGFARSRTGELGNFWADMVRGVIRILLPGAFIAAIVLVACGVIQNFSGIHEVGQFMGGSQQWNGGAVASQEAIKEFGTNGGGYFNANSAHPFENPTPFTDLFEIFLLLVIPFALTRTFGIMVGSVRQGYAILATMASIWVGFTALMMWTEFAHHGPALQIAGGAMEGKETRFGVGASSIFAVATTLTSTGAVNSFHSSFTGLGGGVTMLGMMLGEIAPGGTGSGLYGMLIMAVIAVFIAGLMVGRTPEYLGKKIGTREIKLAACYILITPALVLVFTAAAMALPTPGNSMTNSGAHGFSEILYAYTSAANNNGSAFAGLNADTQWFNTTLGLAMVLGRFLPMVFVLALAGSLAEQRPVPETAGTLRTEKPLFTGLLVGAILIITGLTYFPALALGPLAEGLAS; this is encoded by the coding sequence GGCCGACCCCGACACCGAGATGCGCTGGCCCGCGTACCTGCGCGGGGTGCTCGCCTTCTCCACGGTCGGCGTGCTGTTCCTCTACCTGTTGCAGCGGCTCCAGGGTGTGCTGCCGGGCTCGCTGGGCTTCAAGGCCATCGACCCGGACCAGGCGTTCAACACCGCCGTGTCCTTCGTGACGAACACCAACTGGCAGTCGTACTACGGCGAACAGGCCATGGGCCATGTCGTGCAGACCGCCGGGCTGGCCGTCCAGAACTTCGTGTCGGCGGCCGTCGGTATCGCCGTAGCGGTGGCGCTGGTGCGCGGCTTCGCCCGCTCGCGGACCGGTGAACTCGGCAACTTCTGGGCCGACATGGTGCGCGGGGTGATCCGCATCCTGCTGCCGGGCGCGTTCATTGCGGCGATCGTGCTGGTGGCCTGCGGGGTCATCCAGAACTTCTCCGGCATCCACGAGGTCGGCCAGTTCATGGGCGGCTCGCAGCAGTGGAACGGCGGCGCGGTCGCCTCGCAGGAGGCGATCAAGGAGTTCGGCACCAACGGCGGCGGTTACTTCAACGCCAACTCGGCGCACCCCTTCGAGAACCCGACGCCGTTCACCGACCTCTTCGAGATCTTCCTGCTGCTGGTGATCCCGTTCGCGCTGACCCGCACCTTCGGCATCATGGTCGGCTCGGTCAGGCAGGGGTACGCGATCCTCGCCACCATGGCCTCGATCTGGGTCGGCTTCACCGCCCTGATGATGTGGACCGAATTCGCCCACCACGGACCGGCGTTGCAGATCGCCGGGGGCGCGATGGAGGGCAAGGAGACCCGCTTCGGGGTCGGCGCCTCGTCGATCTTCGCGGTGGCGACCACGCTCACCTCGACCGGCGCGGTGAACTCCTTCCACTCCTCCTTCACCGGGCTCGGCGGAGGCGTCACCATGCTCGGCATGATGCTGGGCGAGATCGCGCCCGGCGGCACCGGCTCCGGCCTCTACGGCATGCTGATCATGGCGGTCATCGCGGTGTTCATCGCCGGTCTGATGGTGGGCCGTACGCCCGAGTACCTGGGCAAGAAGATCGGCACCCGTGAGATCAAACTGGCCGCCTGCTACATCCTGATCACCCCGGCCCTGGTGCTCGTCTTCACCGCTGCGGCGATGGCCCTGCCGACGCCCGGCAACTCGATGACCAACTCCGGCGCGCACGGTTTCTCCGAGATCCTGTACGCCTACACGTCGGCCGCCAACAACAACGGCTCGGCCTTCGCGGGGCTGAACGCGGACACGCAGTGGTTCAACACCACGCTGGGCCTGGCCATGGTGCTGGGCCGCTTCCTGCCCATGGTGTTCGTGCTGGCGCTGGCCGGATCGCTCGCCGAGCAGCGGCCGGTGCCGGAGACCGCCGGCACCCTACGCACCGAAAAGCCGCTGTTCACCGGGCTGTTGGTGGGCGCGATCCTCATCATCACCGGTCTGACCTACTTCCCGGCCCTCGCGCTGGGACCGCTGGCCGAGGGGCTGGCGTCATGA